The following nucleotide sequence is from Flavobacterium sp. N1736.
CCTTTTCTGCCTGAAAAATAAGCATATCGTAACCGTTTTTTATTATTGCTCCCTTTTCTTTGGCATTTTTTAAAAATTGCGTTTCGGTAGGATTGTAGATTAAATCGTAAGCAATGTGTTTATCCGTAAAAAACTCATAAGGAATATTAGGACAAGCCTTAATATTCGGACTTGTTCCAACGGGCGTACAGTTAATTATGATTTGAAAATTATCAAAAGTAGTTGCGTTTATTAAACCATAATCAATAATGTTTTCTTTTGCTTCCCGAGATACAAATGTATAAGGAATGTTGAGTTCGTCAAGGGCAAAAGCAACCCCTTTTGATGCACCGCCTGTACCCAAAATAAGGGCTTTTTTATGATGTGGCTCTAATAACGGCTTTAATGATTTTTTGAAACCGTAATAATCTGTATTATAACCTTTTAATTTTCCTTTTTTGGTAAATTTAATAGTGTTTACGGCGCCTATTAAAGCTGCTTTTTTTGATAGTTTATCTAGAAACGGAATGACTTGTTCTTTGTACGGAATTGTAACATTTAAACCATTTAAATCAGGATTGTTTTTTAATAATCCGCCAAAATGATTGATGTCTGCAATATCAAAATTTTCATAACTATTGCCGGCAAAAACTTCATCACTGAATTTTTCAGTAAAATATCCTTTTGAAAATGAGTAACTAATATTACGTCCTAATAGGCCAAAACGTCTTTTTAAAATATCAATCATTATTGTTGGTTTATCGTGTATGTTAAATTAAATGTTGATCTTACTTTTTTTCCATTTAATTCTGCGGGAAGCCATTTTTGTAATTTTATTACTCTTTCAAGTTCTTTGCCTGTATCGTAACCTAAGTCTTTAATAATTTTAACAGCAGTGAAAGAACCATCTTTTTCGACAACAAACGAAAGGACAATATCTCCACTGATTTTTTTCTCTTTTATTTTTTTAGAAACAACAAAGTTCTCACTTATAAATTGATTAATTTTAATATTATAATTTTGAAATCCTGCTGGTACTTCGACTTCTTTACGATCATATATTTTCAAGTCTTCTTTTTCAGCTTGCATTGGTTCTGCTGAACCTATTACGTTTTCTGTTTGACTATATGAAAATGTAGCTAATATTAGAAATGCTAACGTAATTATTTTTTTCATTATTGTTTTCTATGTTTTTCAATATAATTTTTAACCATTTTTTTTGCCCAGACTACCGGAAATAAATCTTCGATTAAAATATAATTATCAAAGTTTAAACGTAATCCGTTGCTTAAATGGAATTTTGCTTTTGTGTTGTCCTGAATCATAAAATACAATCCGGCCAAACGATATTCGACTTCATTTTCTTCAGGAAAATATTCTGAAGCCTGCAATAATGTTTGAATTGCGCTTTCAAATTCTCCTAAAAACTGTAAAATATCAACCCAGAATAACCAAGTATCCAGTGCATAATCACCAAATTCTACCGCTTTTCTGTACCCAAATTCAGCCTCTTCAAAAAAGTTCATTTGTTTGTTGATCGTAGCGTAACGTTTCCAGTACAAACGATTTTGATTGTCTATCGCTAAAGCTTTGTTGACAAAAAACAGAGCTTTTTGAAAGTTTTTCTGGCGAACATGAAAATCGGTAATGGCAATCCAGCCTTTATCTAAAAGCGGATCTTCGTGTACCGTTTGATTGTAATATTGAAGCGCTTTTACAGAATTTCCTAATTTTTCGTAACATTTACCAATTCGCAGTAAAGCGTACGAAGTGGCATCGTCAAGCTCAATCGTACGATTATAGCTTTCGATCGCTTCATTGTATTTTTTTAAACGTTCGTATGCTTTTGCTTTTTCCATGAAAGCACCCAAAAACTCATCGTCGATCAGGGTTGCATAATCAAAAGCACGAATGGCGTTTTCATATTCTTTTACACCATAATGCAAACGTCCAAGCTGATGCCAGGCGATTTCACTATATGGATTTTTGTTGATATAATCGTTCAAATACAGAATAGCTTCCTGATTTTGATCTAAAAATTCAAAACAGTAAACCACATTATACAATGCCGACTGATCTTCTAAATCTTCTTCAAGACATTTGATAAAACTGTCTTTTGCCATCTCAAGGTTATCCATAAAAAGATATTCCATTCCAATCAAATTATACACGTCAGCGTAATCATCTGTATATTGCAAGGCAATTTTAAGTAATTCTACCGCTTTTTCGTGTTGATCTCTTTTAGAACAAATATTGGCTTTCTGGATATAAATTTCCTCGTTGTTAGGTTCAATTGCATACAACTCATTCAAAAGCTTTTCAGCAATTTCGAGTTTGTCATCGTAAACCAGCATTTCTACTTGTACTAATTTTAAGCCTGTAGATTTTGGATGTTGGTCTAATGCAAGTTTTAAGGCCTTTTTTGCTAAATTAGCCTTACCTATATCTAAATAATGAAGAATAATTTCTTCAAATTCTTCAGAGTCAAAAAAGAGTACTTTGTTAGTTTTTAACATCGACTCAAATTTGGATAGGGATAGGTTATAATCTTCTTCTTCGTTGCTTAATTGCATACTTTGTTTTATTTGAAATTAGCCTGTTATAAATTTAGGCAACCATATTATTGTTGTGAGGAACGGAAATTAATTGTTGTGAACAATTTAATTAACAATATGGACAGAATTTACGTTCTGTTTTTAATCATAATCTTCTGAAATATAAAAGATTATTTTGTTATTACTCTTTTTTTAGTGTAAAACTTTAATTAAGTTTTTCGCTGTTTATTAATGATTTCATCCATGACTTCTAAAATTATGGCGCAACCTTCTTTTATTTCTTCATCAGAAATGGTTAATGGAGGTGTTATTCGTATTGCACATCCCTCAAACAGTAACCAGAATAAAATGAGCCCTTTATCCTGACAGCTTAAAATAACTTCATTCGTTATTTCGGCAGTTTCAGTCATAGCAGCAAGCATTAATCCTTTTCCTCTAACTTCCTTTATCAAAGGATGTACCAAAAGCGATCTGAACAGTTTTTCCTTGTTTAATGCTTCCTGCATCAAATTAGTCTCAGTTAATTCCTGCAAAGTAGCTAAACAAGCTGACGCAATGACAGGATGCCCTCCAAAAGTGGTTATATGCCCTAATTTTGGATTTTCTGTCAAAAGATCCATTTTTTCTGCTGAAGCTGTAAAAGCGCCTACAGGCATTCCGCCTCCCATTCCTTTTCCCATAACGACAATATCCGGAACTACATCATAGTTTTGAAAACCAAAAAGCTTACCCGTTCTGCCAAATCCCGGCTGAATTTCATCTACAATCATCAACGCACCAACTTCATCACAACGTTTACGAACTTTTTGTAAAAAGTTGTCTTTTGGCTCAATAAATCCGGCGCCGCCTTGTATTGTTTCCAGAAGAATCGCAGCTGTTCTGGTCGTTATTTTTTGTAAATCTTCTTCGTTGTTAAAAGTAATAAAATCAATATCCGGAAGCAATGGACGAAAAGCTTGTTTGCGCTCTTCAAATCCCATAACACTCATCGATCCCATTGTATTACCGTGATATGCATTGTGGCAGGAAATAAGCTGACTTCTTCCTGTTGTTCGTTTGGCAAGTTTAAGCGCACCTTCAATTGCTTCTGTACCGGAATTAACCAAATAAGTTTTGTTTAAAGATTCCGGCAGGAGTGAAGCCAGTAATTTGCAATACGCTACAGCAGGACTTTGCGAATATTCACCGTAAACCATCACATGCGAGTATTTGTCTAACTGATCTTTAATAGCCTGATTTACCCTTGGATGCTGATGACCAAGCGTGCAAGCCGAAACTCCGGCAACAAAATCTAAATATTTTTTATTAGTAGTATCGTAAATATAGGAACCAATAGCATGAGAAACCTCCATTCCCAAAGGATATGGAGACGTTTGTGCCTGGTATTTTATAAAATCTGGATTCATTTTTTTTAAGGTTCAAAGTGGCAAAGGTAGTAAGGTTCTGAGTTTAGTCGCAGTTTACAGTTTTCAGTCTCAGTTTTTAGTCTCAGTTTATAGTTTTTAGTCACAGTTTTCAGTCTCAGTGTGAAACTGAAAACTGTGACTGTGACTGCGACTTTAAACTGCGACTGTAAACTAAAAAATAAAAACTATTTTTTAGTTTTCGTACTCGCTTTAGCTGTAGTTTTTACCGCAGGTTTCTTTTTATCGTAATCTAAAGTTTCTTTCCTGACTTTCATTGGTACATTTTCTTGTGCATTTTCGTCTTTACCTTCCTGAATTAATTTATCATTCATTTCATTTTCTTCGGCAGTAAAAATATCATCTTTCGATTTTATTCGTTCGTCACCACGCCAGACTAAACCTCTTAATTTACGGGCATTTTCAGGTAATTCAATTTCGGGATAAATATCGCCGTCTACTTTGTTGAAAAATGTAATGGTTTCAACCGCATTATTTTCTAAAATAAGATTGATTTTACTACTCACATTTTTATTAATTCCGATTAGTTCATTCGCGTCATTTCGCATATAATAAATTACTTCGGTATTTTTTATCACGTCAACGTCATGGAGTTTTCCATCTTTGAATTTTCCAAATAAATTGAGCCCTTTTACCTGATTAAATCCCGTGCTCAGCGTATCCCGCGAGACGAGAAACGTGTTATTGAGGACTTTTAAAGAATCGAGTTTTTTGGTGTTATTATCACCAATTAAATGCATGACATCACCTGTAATTTGATTTTCACCATTCCATAAAATCGGATTCCCAATTAGTTTGGTCAAAGCCGTTTTAGAGTTTGAATGAATAGAATCACATTTTCCACTCATATCTATTTTAAAGAAACGAACATTATTATAAGCTCTCAAAATTCGTTCGCCTTCTTTTCCCGTAACCATTAATTTTTTTCCGTGAATGTAAACCGAATCATTTTCAACTAAATTAATAGCAA
It contains:
- a CDS encoding shikimate dehydrogenase family protein; translation: MIDILKRRFGLLGRNISYSFSKGYFTEKFSDEVFAGNSYENFDIADINHFGGLLKNNPDLNGLNVTIPYKEQVIPFLDKLSKKAALIGAVNTIKFTKKGKLKGYNTDYYGFKKSLKPLLEPHHKKALILGTGGASKGVAFALDELNIPYTFVSREAKENIIDYGLINATTFDNFQIIINCTPVGTSPNIKACPNIPYEFFTDKHIAYDLIYNPTETQFLKNAKEKGAIIKNGYDMLIFQAEKAWKIWNK
- a CDS encoding energy transducer TonB, whose product is MKKIITLAFLILATFSYSQTENVIGSAEPMQAEKEDLKIYDRKEVEVPAGFQNYNIKINQFISENFVVSKKIKEKKISGDIVLSFVVEKDGSFTAVKIIKDLGYDTGKELERVIKLQKWLPAELNGKKVRSTFNLTYTINQQ
- a CDS encoding tetratricopeptide repeat protein, producing the protein MQLSNEEEDYNLSLSKFESMLKTNKVLFFDSEEFEEIILHYLDIGKANLAKKALKLALDQHPKSTGLKLVQVEMLVYDDKLEIAEKLLNELYAIEPNNEEIYIQKANICSKRDQHEKAVELLKIALQYTDDYADVYNLIGMEYLFMDNLEMAKDSFIKCLEEDLEDQSALYNVVYCFEFLDQNQEAILYLNDYINKNPYSEIAWHQLGRLHYGVKEYENAIRAFDYATLIDDEFLGAFMEKAKAYERLKKYNEAIESYNRTIELDDATSYALLRIGKCYEKLGNSVKALQYYNQTVHEDPLLDKGWIAITDFHVRQKNFQKALFFVNKALAIDNQNRLYWKRYATINKQMNFFEEAEFGYRKAVEFGDYALDTWLFWVDILQFLGEFESAIQTLLQASEYFPEENEVEYRLAGLYFMIQDNTKAKFHLSNGLRLNFDNYILIEDLFPVVWAKKMVKNYIEKHRKQ
- a CDS encoding aspartate aminotransferase family protein: MNPDFIKYQAQTSPYPLGMEVSHAIGSYIYDTTNKKYLDFVAGVSACTLGHQHPRVNQAIKDQLDKYSHVMVYGEYSQSPAVAYCKLLASLLPESLNKTYLVNSGTEAIEGALKLAKRTTGRSQLISCHNAYHGNTMGSMSVMGFEERKQAFRPLLPDIDFITFNNEEDLQKITTRTAAILLETIQGGAGFIEPKDNFLQKVRKRCDEVGALMIVDEIQPGFGRTGKLFGFQNYDVVPDIVVMGKGMGGGMPVGAFTASAEKMDLLTENPKLGHITTFGGHPVIASACLATLQELTETNLMQEALNKEKLFRSLLVHPLIKEVRGKGLMLAAMTETAEITNEVILSCQDKGLILFWLLFEGCAIRITPPLTISDEEIKEGCAIILEVMDEIINKQRKT